Proteins from a single region of Eretmochelys imbricata isolate rEreImb1 chromosome 20, rEreImb1.hap1, whole genome shotgun sequence:
- the OS9 gene encoding protein OS-9 isoform X1: protein MAEARRGRGLPEPGLLLVLALLGPGRPLPGAAGSLNLQELNELKYGIEIAAEPVLAGQSKSEDVVIVSSKYKQTYECRLPSAAVRIHQDAAEPPQSYRGLGISDLLRPMEAAPCLVKTKDWWTYEFCYGKHIQQYHVEESEIKGDILYLGYYQSAFDWDNETAKASKQHRLKRYHSQMYGNGSKCDLSGQPREAEVRFLCEEGSGDYIARVDEPQSCSYVLTIHTTRICHHPFLRPPSTATPQAIRCHPALSPAQYVDYVQAQVFDTKRKVEELSEELKTLDTRLWNERDPNPATQHPEGVEPAHPLHEEQEADAAPRETPRAGPGEDTDFGGSTLRAGDLPDHTKEDEYAVKPADDHQADFQQKIHFKVIRSPGDLVQFIEALKESTKKGKEKASELEKSQEAPRTEEAPAAGSERPEEDDDEEDDDLLGKFEEELEDILLPSSEQAKLKEEVKMEMEKQFDNIIDEVEDELETEGLKGEFDRNHASKSLASTLNKLMDKLDGGKAPEKGEEEEEEEGEGDSARSSANHLDKQAAEADSDGHVKVRVTRIKPGSPLQKELRVREMGSENPQLRHIENVVKDLLEREGLKAEGKIEIKIVTTGGFGDEDDTHWLSDEDTKNLKDIFFNILVKIQGTEEAHKERRRQQELEDNYRFVWGQRPEEAPAAGGSDSEELDF, encoded by the exons ATGGCGGAGgcgcggcggggccgggggctcccGGAGCCGGGGCTGCTCCTGGTGCTGGCGCTGCTGGGGCCGGGGCGGCCGCTGCCCGGGGCCGCGGGGAGCCTGAACCTGCAGGAGCTCAACGAGCTGAAGTACGGGATCGAGATCGCCGCCGAGCCCGTGCTGGCCGGGCAG AGCAAGTCAGAGGACGTGGTGATCGTTTCGTCCAAGTACAAGCAGACATACGAGTGCCGCCTGCCCTCCGCCGCCGTGAGGATCCACCAGGACGCCGCGGAGCCGCCGCAGAGTTACCGCGGGCTGGGCATCTCGGATCTGCTGAGGCCGATGGAGGCTGCTCCCTGCCTTGTAAAG ACCAAGGACTGGTGGACGTATGAGTTCTGCTATGGGAAACACATCCAGCAATACCACGTCGAAG AGTCTGAAATTAAAGGAGACATCCTCTACCTCGGGTATTATCAGTCGGCGTTCGACTGGGACAACGAGACGGCAAAG GCTTCGAAACAGCACAGGCTCAAACGGTACCACAGCCAGATGTACGGCAACGGTTCCAAGTGTGACCTGAGCGGGCAGCCCAGGGAAGCTGAAGTCAGG TTCCTGTGTGAAGAGGGCTCTGGGGATTACATCGCCCGGGTGGACGAGCCGCAGTCCTGTTCCTATGTCCTGACCATTCACACCACCCGCATCTGCCACCACCCCTTCCTGCGACCGCCCTCCACGGCCACCCCCCAGGCCATCCGCTgccacccagccctgagcccggcTCAGTATGTGGACTATGTCCAAGCCCAAGTGT TCGACACCAAGCGCAAGGTGGAAGAGCTCTCCGAGGAGCTGAAGACCCTGGACACAAGGCTGTGGAACGAGCGCGATCCCAACCCTGCCACCCAGCACCCGGAAGGTGTGGAGCCAGCCCACCCCCTCCACGAGGAGCAGGAAGCGGACG CCGCTCCCAGGGAAACCCCCAGAGCTGGCCCGGGGGAAGACACCGACTTCGGGGGTAGCACACTCAGGGCAGGCGACCTGCCAGACCACACCAAG GAGGACGAGTACGCTGTGAAGCCGGCAGATGATCACCAGGCTG ATTTCCAGCAAAAAATCCACTTCAAAGTGATCCGGAGCCCAGGGGATCTAGTCCAGTTTATCGAGGCACTGAAGGAAAGCACCAAGAAG GGGAAAGAGAAGGCGAGCGAGTTGGAGAAGAGCCAGGAGGCCCCGAGGACCGAGGAGGCTCCGGCAGCTGGGAGCGAGCGCCCGGAGGAGGACGATGACGAGGAGGACGACGACCTGCTGGGGAAGTttgaggaggagctggaggacaTCCTGCTGCCCAGCTCGGAGCAGGCCAAGCTGAAGGAGGAGGTGAAAATGGAAATGGAGAAGCAGTTCGACAACATCATTGACGAG GTGGAGGATGAGCTGGAGACAGAGGGCCTGAAGGGCGAGTTTGATCGGAACCACGCTTCCAAGTCACTGGCCTCCACCCTCAACAAGCTGATGGACAAGCTGGATGGCGGCAAAGCGCCcgagaaaggggaggaggaggaggaagaggagggcgAGGGAGACTCAGCCCGGAGCAGTGCGAACCACTTGGATAAGCAAGCAGCTG AGGCCGACTCGGACGGGCATGTGAAGGTCAGGGTCACTAGGATAAAGCCAGGCAGCCCCCTGCAGAAGGAGCTGAGGGTGAGAGAGATGGGCAGCGAGAACCCGCAGCTGCGACACATTGAGAATGTGGTTAAGGACCTGCTGGAGAGAGAGGGCCTGAAAGCGGAAG GTAAAATCGAGATCAAAATCGTGACGACGGGGGGCTTTGGGGATGAGGACGATACCCACTGGCTGTCGGACGAGGACACCAAGAACCTCAAAGACATTTTCTTCAATATCCTGGTGAAA ATCCAGGGCACGGAAGAAGCTCACAAGGAGCGGAGGCggcagcaggagctggaggaCAACTACCGCTTTGTGTGGGGGCAGCGGCCGGAGGAGGCGCCGGCAGCCGGCGGCTCCGACTCGGAGGAGCTGGATTTCTGA
- the OS9 gene encoding protein OS-9 isoform X2 → MAEARRGRGLPEPGLLLVLALLGPGRPLPGAAGSLNLQELNELKYGIEIAAEPVLAGQSKSEDVVIVSSKYKQTYECRLPSAAVRIHQDAAEPPQSYRGLGISDLLRPMEAAPCLVKTKDWWTYEFCYGKHIQQYHVEESEIKGDILYLGYYQSAFDWDNETAKASKQHRLKRYHSQMYGNGSKCDLSGQPREAEVRFLCEEGSGDYIARVDEPQSCSYVLTIHTTRICHHPFLRPPSTATPQAIRCHPALSPAQYVDYVQAQVFDTKRKVEELSEELKTLDTRLWNERDPNPATQHPEGVEPAHPLHEEQEADAAPRETPRAGPGEDTDFGGSTLRAGDLPDHTKEDEYAVKPADDHQADFQQKIHFKVIRSPGDLVQFIEALKESTKKGKEKASELEKSQEAPRTEEAPAAGSERPEEDDDEEDDDLLGKFEEELEDILLPSSEQAKLKEEVKMEMEKQFDNIIDEVEDELETEGLKGEFDRNHASKSLASTLNKLMDKLDGGKAPEKGEEEEEEEGEGDSARSSANHLDKQAAEADSDGHVKVRVTRIKPGSPLQKELRVREMGSENPQLRHIENVVKDLLEREGLKAEGKIEIKIVTTGGFGDEDDTHWLSDEDTKNLKDIFFNILIQGTEEAHKERRRQQELEDNYRFVWGQRPEEAPAAGGSDSEELDF, encoded by the exons ATGGCGGAGgcgcggcggggccgggggctcccGGAGCCGGGGCTGCTCCTGGTGCTGGCGCTGCTGGGGCCGGGGCGGCCGCTGCCCGGGGCCGCGGGGAGCCTGAACCTGCAGGAGCTCAACGAGCTGAAGTACGGGATCGAGATCGCCGCCGAGCCCGTGCTGGCCGGGCAG AGCAAGTCAGAGGACGTGGTGATCGTTTCGTCCAAGTACAAGCAGACATACGAGTGCCGCCTGCCCTCCGCCGCCGTGAGGATCCACCAGGACGCCGCGGAGCCGCCGCAGAGTTACCGCGGGCTGGGCATCTCGGATCTGCTGAGGCCGATGGAGGCTGCTCCCTGCCTTGTAAAG ACCAAGGACTGGTGGACGTATGAGTTCTGCTATGGGAAACACATCCAGCAATACCACGTCGAAG AGTCTGAAATTAAAGGAGACATCCTCTACCTCGGGTATTATCAGTCGGCGTTCGACTGGGACAACGAGACGGCAAAG GCTTCGAAACAGCACAGGCTCAAACGGTACCACAGCCAGATGTACGGCAACGGTTCCAAGTGTGACCTGAGCGGGCAGCCCAGGGAAGCTGAAGTCAGG TTCCTGTGTGAAGAGGGCTCTGGGGATTACATCGCCCGGGTGGACGAGCCGCAGTCCTGTTCCTATGTCCTGACCATTCACACCACCCGCATCTGCCACCACCCCTTCCTGCGACCGCCCTCCACGGCCACCCCCCAGGCCATCCGCTgccacccagccctgagcccggcTCAGTATGTGGACTATGTCCAAGCCCAAGTGT TCGACACCAAGCGCAAGGTGGAAGAGCTCTCCGAGGAGCTGAAGACCCTGGACACAAGGCTGTGGAACGAGCGCGATCCCAACCCTGCCACCCAGCACCCGGAAGGTGTGGAGCCAGCCCACCCCCTCCACGAGGAGCAGGAAGCGGACG CCGCTCCCAGGGAAACCCCCAGAGCTGGCCCGGGGGAAGACACCGACTTCGGGGGTAGCACACTCAGGGCAGGCGACCTGCCAGACCACACCAAG GAGGACGAGTACGCTGTGAAGCCGGCAGATGATCACCAGGCTG ATTTCCAGCAAAAAATCCACTTCAAAGTGATCCGGAGCCCAGGGGATCTAGTCCAGTTTATCGAGGCACTGAAGGAAAGCACCAAGAAG GGGAAAGAGAAGGCGAGCGAGTTGGAGAAGAGCCAGGAGGCCCCGAGGACCGAGGAGGCTCCGGCAGCTGGGAGCGAGCGCCCGGAGGAGGACGATGACGAGGAGGACGACGACCTGCTGGGGAAGTttgaggaggagctggaggacaTCCTGCTGCCCAGCTCGGAGCAGGCCAAGCTGAAGGAGGAGGTGAAAATGGAAATGGAGAAGCAGTTCGACAACATCATTGACGAG GTGGAGGATGAGCTGGAGACAGAGGGCCTGAAGGGCGAGTTTGATCGGAACCACGCTTCCAAGTCACTGGCCTCCACCCTCAACAAGCTGATGGACAAGCTGGATGGCGGCAAAGCGCCcgagaaaggggaggaggaggaggaagaggagggcgAGGGAGACTCAGCCCGGAGCAGTGCGAACCACTTGGATAAGCAAGCAGCTG AGGCCGACTCGGACGGGCATGTGAAGGTCAGGGTCACTAGGATAAAGCCAGGCAGCCCCCTGCAGAAGGAGCTGAGGGTGAGAGAGATGGGCAGCGAGAACCCGCAGCTGCGACACATTGAGAATGTGGTTAAGGACCTGCTGGAGAGAGAGGGCCTGAAAGCGGAAG GTAAAATCGAGATCAAAATCGTGACGACGGGGGGCTTTGGGGATGAGGACGATACCCACTGGCTGTCGGACGAGGACACCAAGAACCTCAAAGACATTTTCTTCAATATCCTG ATCCAGGGCACGGAAGAAGCTCACAAGGAGCGGAGGCggcagcaggagctggaggaCAACTACCGCTTTGTGTGGGGGCAGCGGCCGGAGGAGGCGCCGGCAGCCGGCGGCTCCGACTCGGAGGAGCTGGATTTCTGA